A section of the Telopea speciosissima isolate NSW1024214 ecotype Mountain lineage chromosome 3, Tspe_v1, whole genome shotgun sequence genome encodes:
- the LOC122653751 gene encoding calcium-binding allergen Ole e 8-like, translated as MSSENPSLKSSVYLDDMEELEKLFKRFDANGDRKISSTELGNVPNALGPETSPEEIKWMMGSIDTDGDGFINLQEFADFHRGGKNGDASTGGMKELKDAFNRYDRDKNGLISVTKLHMALNNLGEKCSLHDCSKMISSVDADGDGKVNFEEFKKMMTNGRASAH; from the coding sequence GAAAACCCTAGCCTCAAATCTTCTGTTTATCTTGATGACATGGAGGAGCTTGAGAAGCTTTTCAAGCGATTTGATGCTAATGGTGACAGGAAGATCTCTTCCACTGAACTCGGCAATGTTCCCAACGCCCTTGGCCCTGAGACTTCGCCAGAAGAGATCAAATGGATGATGGGTTCGATTGATACTGATGGTGATGGCTTCATCAATCTCCAAGAGTTCGCTGATTTCCACCGTGGAGGTAAGAATGGAGATGCGAGCACCGGTGGAATGAAGGAATTGAAAGATGCTTTTAATAGGTACGATCGGGACAAGAATGGATTGATATCGGTTACAAAGCTTCACATGGCGTTGAACAATTTGGGGGAGAAGTGTTCCCTCCATGACTGCTCCAAGATGATTAGCTCGGTGGATGCTGATGGTGATGGCAAAGTTAACTTTGAGGAGTTCAAGAAGATGATGACCAATGGCAGAGCTTCCGCTCATTAG